Below is a genomic region from Glaciihabitans sp. INWT7.
TGAAGGTCTGTCCTACGCGCTCCGCTCCGGATGCTGGGCAGGGGAGGCCGCCGCGGCCGCCGCCCACGGCAGTGATCAGGCTCTGCGCCAGTACACCGAGAGGGTCCGCGAGCGGCTCGATCCGGACATCCGGGCCGGAGAGCGCCTTCTGCGGTTCTTCGAGAGGCATCCCCGACTCGTGCACCTCGCACTCGCCCATACCGGCACCGGCATGAGACTCTTCCTCGCCGTCTGCGACGGCACGAAGACTCTCGGGGGCATCCTGTCCCGCCCTCTGCTGAGCCGCGCTCTCCGGGTGTTCGGCTCGTGACCTCGGCCGAAGCCGCCCAGCTGCTCGGCGTGAGCGCGGAGGCGCTGCCGCCGGAGATCGAGCGGGCATTCAAGCAACGGGCGCGGATGTCGCACCCCGACCGATTCACGGGTGCTTCTCCCTCCGAATCGCGCGCGGCCGCCGCCGAGTTCATCCGGGTCACGGAGGCGCGCAACCTGCTGCTGCGCTTGGCGGCGGAACGGGTGGGCGCCGGATCCGCGTCGGCTCCCCGCATCACCGAATCGCTCGTCTACACCTCGGTTCCCGCTCCGCGGTATGTGCCGCGTCGCAGCGGCGCGACGATCATCTGGACGTTCCTTTTGGTCGTGGCCAGCGTGTTCTGTTTCATCGGCGGCACCCTGCCGCTCTCGCCGTGGAACCTGCTCCTGCTCGTGCCCCTCGACTTCTGCGCCATCGCCTACGCCCGCACGAGCAGGCAGGCCGCACTCGTCGGCACCCTCGTCTTCGGTGCGATCAACGCCGCGGTCGCGGTCACGATCGCCTCGTTCGGGTCGCTCGTCGCGCTCGAGATCCTGCTCGCTCCGGTGATCGCGCTGGTAGTGATCGGCCGCAGTCGGCGCGGCAGGCTGCCCGACGGCGCCGCTCAGCGAGGGCGACGCGGGGCGTAGCGCGGCACGTAACGCAGCAGCACGCCCGCCCCGATGAGGCCGACGATCCCCAGGACACCGCTGGCGAAGGCGATCGAGACCGCGGCGGTGAGCGCCGAGAGCGCGAGGGGCGAGACCGCGCTTCCGGCATCTCCGGTGAATCGCCACGCTCCGAGGAACGGTGCCGGATTTTTCTGGTCGGCGAGGTCCGCCCCCAGGGTCATGAGGATGCCGCTTCCGAGCCCATTCGCGATCGACATGAAGAAGGCGGCGGCGATGAACCACGGCACGGCACTGGCGAGGTCATGTGTGACGGCGAGCGCGAGGTGCCCCACGCCGAGTCCGATCATCGAGGGAAGGGCGCTCCACAGTCGACCGAAGCGGTCCATGATCTGACCGCTCGCATAGAAGAGCCCGAAGTCGAGGGCCCCGGCCGCGCCGATGATCAGGGCCGTCTGGGCATCCGGGATCCCGATGCTCACCGCCCAGAGAGGCAGGATCACCTGGCGGCTCGCCCGCATCGCCCCGACAAGCGCCGCTCCGGTTCCGAGCCGCGACAGCACGGCGCGGGAAGCCCAGATCGTGCGGAACAGCCCCGTCGATTCCGCGGCGACGAACGCCGTCCCCGTCCGCTCGGATGTGGTCGTTCCTCGTTCGGTGATCGACTCGACCGGATCCCGCAGCAGTAGCAGTGAGGCTGCCGCCGCGACGCAACACACGATGTGCACCCAGAAGACGGACTGCGTCGAGCCGGAGAGATGGATCACCGCCGCCGCCACGAAGGGGCCGATGAAATAGCCGAGACGGAAGGTTCCGCCGAGAGTCGACAGCGCCCTGGCGCGAAAGGGGCGCGGCACGAAGCTGGTCATGAACGCGTGACGGGCCAGTGCGAAGACGGCGGTCGAGAGTCCGATGGCGAAGATGCCGAGCCCGAGGATCCACGGGTTGGGTGCCGCGAGGGCGGTCACCAGCCCGACGATCGAGAGAAGGGCCGCGTAGATCATGGCGGTGCGTTCGCCGATGCGGCTGACGATCCACCCGCTCGGGATGTCACCGAAGAGTTCGCCGAGCAGGATCATCGAGGCGATGACCCCGGCGACCGCGAGGGACGCCCCGAGGTTATCGGCCACCTGCGGGATGATCGGGATGATCGCACCCTCGCCCACCGAGAAGAGCAGCGTCGGCACGATGGCCGGCAACGCGATCGAGCGGAAACTGAAGTCCGGCTCGCTGGTGCTCATCGCCTCCGAGGCTACCCGCTCAGGGGGCGAAGGCTTGCACCCGGTAGTCTTGACGGCGATATGGACGAGCTCGATTTTTCTGAACAGATCGCCGCACTCCGCTCGACCTTCGCGGACATCCGCGCCGTCGTCGGCGTGGAGAAACTCCAGCGTGAGATCGCGGACCTGAGTGAGCAGGCCGGTGTGCCCGACCTCTGGGACGACACCGACAAGGCCCAGAAGATCACCTCCGACCTCTCTCACCGCCAGGCGGAGCTCGCTAAGATCGTGAGCATCCAGAGCCGGCTCGATGATCTCGAGATCATGGTCGAGCTCGCCAATGAGGAGGAGGATGCTTCGGCCGCAGCCGATGCGGGGGCCGAGCTGTCCAGCATCCAGAAGCTGCTCGGGGAGCTGGAGGTGCAGACCCTGCTCAACGGAGAGTTCGACTCGCGCGCCGCAGTGCTCACCATCCGTGCCGGTGCCGGGGGAGTGGATGCCTCGGACTTCGCCGAAATGCTGATGCGCATGTACCTCCGCTGGGCGGAGCAGCACAACTATCCGGCGAAGGTGCTCGACACGAGCTACGCCGAAGAGGCCGGAATCAAGTCCACGACGATCGAGGTCGACGCGCCCTACGCGTTCGGAACGATGAGCGTCGAGGCCGGCACGCATCGTCTCGTTCGCATGAGCCCGTTCAACTCCGCGGGCAAGCGTCAGACCAGTTTCGCTGCGGTCGAGGTGATCCCGCTGATCGAGACCACCGATGTGATCGAGGTGCCGGAGGGCGACATCCGCGTGGATGTCTTCCGCTCGAGCGGCCCCGGCGGCCAGTCGGTGAACACCACAGACTCTGCCGTGCGCATCACCCACATCCCCACCGGCACCGTGGTGTCGATGCAGAACGAGAAGAGCCAGATCCAGAACCGGGCCGCCGCCATGCGGGTGCTGCAATCGCGGCTGCTTCTTATCGAACGGGAGCGCGAGGCCGCCCAGAAGAAGGAACT
It encodes:
- a CDS encoding J domain-containing protein, yielding MTSAEAAQLLGVSAEALPPEIERAFKQRARMSHPDRFTGASPSESRAAAAEFIRVTEARNLLLRLAAERVGAGSASAPRITESLVYTSVPAPRYVPRRSGATIIWTFLLVVASVFCFIGGTLPLSPWNLLLLVPLDFCAIAYARTSRQAALVGTLVFGAINAAVAVTIASFGSLVALEILLAPVIALVVIGRSRRGRLPDGAAQRGRRGA
- a CDS encoding MFS transporter, producing MSTSEPDFSFRSIALPAIVPTLLFSVGEGAIIPIIPQVADNLGASLAVAGVIASMILLGELFGDIPSGWIVSRIGERTAMIYAALLSIVGLVTALAAPNPWILGLGIFAIGLSTAVFALARHAFMTSFVPRPFRARALSTLGGTFRLGYFIGPFVAAAVIHLSGSTQSVFWVHIVCCVAAAASLLLLRDPVESITERGTTTSERTGTAFVAAESTGLFRTIWASRAVLSRLGTGAALVGAMRASRQVILPLWAVSIGIPDAQTALIIGAAGALDFGLFYASGQIMDRFGRLWSALPSMIGLGVGHLALAVTHDLASAVPWFIAAAFFMSIANGLGSGILMTLGADLADQKNPAPFLGAWRFTGDAGSAVSPLALSALTAAVSIAFASGVLGIVGLIGAGVLLRYVPRYAPRRPR
- the prfB gene encoding peptide chain release factor 2; this translates as MDELDFSEQIAALRSTFADIRAVVGVEKLQREIADLSEQAGVPDLWDDTDKAQKITSDLSHRQAELAKIVSIQSRLDDLEIMVELANEEEDASAAADAGAELSSIQKLLGELEVQTLLNGEFDSRAAVLTIRAGAGGVDASDFAEMLMRMYLRWAEQHNYPAKVLDTSYAEEAGIKSTTIEVDAPYAFGTMSVEAGTHRLVRMSPFNSAGKRQTSFAAVEVIPLIETTDVIEVPEGDIRVDVFRSSGPGGQSVNTTDSAVRITHIPTGTVVSMQNEKSQIQNRAAAMRVLQSRLLLIEREREAAQKKELAGVITASWGDQMRSYVLAPYQMVKDLRTDYEVNNPTAVFDGDLDGFINAGIKWRKRDQSE